In the Tribolium castaneum strain GA2 chromosome 1, icTriCast1.1, whole genome shotgun sequence genome, one interval contains:
- the LOC103314063 gene encoding odorant receptor Or1 isoform X1, whose protein sequence is MNKLQKFDWKATIRPNIAFLHYLGIWPEGEEYYKLNFYTLKTILYIIILVISTIVFQVINIFFTLDDLTSLTANIYVLLTEILYFIKLCFLVKNMPALKLLMKTLDHKLFQPKANQIVIIQPLLNFWKLIFLAFVITCSFTVLFWAIFPILDSSEEEKRLPLLAWYPYDTKISPNYELTYLHQVASYIYICYSHLNIDTFITALNTYIQCQFDILCDNLKNIKSDTKNVDTKLAKCIKHHLLILMFANTSNEFFSWIIFFQFTSSAAITGMTLFQLTVVKPFTTEFYNFMAYVTAEVVQIFMYCWFGNEVQVKSSNIPYAAFGSDWTEFSPNKQKSLLFLITRSQKSVKMSAFNVFDLTTDSFVKILKSAWSYFALLNQVNS, encoded by the exons ATGAACAAgctgcaaaaatttgactgGAAAGCAACAATCCGGCCAAACATCGCATTTTTACACTATTTAGGAATCTGGCCAGAGGGTGAAgaatattacaaattaaatttttacacacTTAAAACTATACTCTACATTATTATCCTTGTCATAAGCACCATCGTTTTTCAAGTTATCAACATTTTCTTCACCCTTGACGACTTAACTAGCTTAACAGCAAACATTTACGTCCTCTTAACcgaaattttatatttcataaaactgtgttttttggtcaaaaatatgCCAGCACTGAAACTATTGATGAAAACTCTCGATCATAAGCTGTTCCAGCCTAAAGCCAATCAGATTGTAATCATTCAACCACTTTTAAACTTCTGGAAGCTCATTTTTTTGGCGTTTGTGATCACTTGTTCATTCACTGTTTTATTTTGGGCAATTTTCCCAATTCTTGATAGttcagaagaagaaaaaagattGCCTTTATTAGCTTGGTACCCTTACGATACTAAAATATCGCCAAATTACGAACTCACATACCTACATCAAGTCGCGAGTTACATTTATATTTGTTACTCCCATTTAAACATCGACACATTTATTACAGCTTTGAACACTTATATTcaatgtcagtttgatattttgtgtgataatttgaaaaatatcaaaagtgacacaaaaaatgttgatACAAAATTAGCCAAATGTATTAAACACCATTTACTTATTTTGAT GTTCGCAAACACGTCAAATGAGTTTTTTTCCTGGAttatatttttccaatttactTCAAGTGCTGCTATTACTGGAATGACTTTGTTTCAGTTGACGGTAGTAAAGCCTTTCACAActgaattttataattttatggcGTACGTAACGGCAGAAgttgtgcaaatatttatgTACTGTTGGTTTGGCAACGAAGTCCAAGTCAAA AGCAGTAACATTCCTTACGCAGCCTTTGGAAGTGACTGGACCGAATTTAGTCCAAACAAGCAAAAAAGTTTACTATTTCTCATAACTAGGTCCCAAAAATCTGTAAAAATGTCCGCTTTCAATGTGTTTGACTTAACAACGGACTCATTCGTAAAA attcttaaaagTGCATGGTCTTACTTTGCCCTTTTAAATCAAGTCAATAGTTAA
- the LOC103314063 gene encoding odorant receptor Or1 isoform X3 — protein sequence MNKLQKFDWKATIRPNIAFLHYLGIWPEGEEYYKLNFYTLKTILYIIILVISTIVFQVINIFFTLDDLTSLTANIYVLLTEILYFIKLCFLVKNMPALKLLMKTLDHKLFQPKANQIVIIQPLLNFWKLIFLAFVITCSFTVLFWAIFPILDSSEEEKRLPLLAWYPYDTKISPNYELTYLHQVASYIYICYSHLNIDTFITALNTYIQCQFDILCDNLKNIKSDTKNVDTKLAKCIKHHLLILMFANTSNEFFSWIIFFQFTSSAAITGMTLFQLTVVKPFTTEFYNFMAYVTAEVVQIFMYCWFGNEVQVKSSNIPYAAFGSDWTEFSPNKQKSLLFLITRSQKSVKMSAFNVFDLTTDSFVKCMVLLCPFKSSQ from the exons ATGAACAAgctgcaaaaatttgactgGAAAGCAACAATCCGGCCAAACATCGCATTTTTACACTATTTAGGAATCTGGCCAGAGGGTGAAgaatattacaaattaaatttttacacacTTAAAACTATACTCTACATTATTATCCTTGTCATAAGCACCATCGTTTTTCAAGTTATCAACATTTTCTTCACCCTTGACGACTTAACTAGCTTAACAGCAAACATTTACGTCCTCTTAACcgaaattttatatttcataaaactgtgttttttggtcaaaaatatgCCAGCACTGAAACTATTGATGAAAACTCTCGATCATAAGCTGTTCCAGCCTAAAGCCAATCAGATTGTAATCATTCAACCACTTTTAAACTTCTGGAAGCTCATTTTTTTGGCGTTTGTGATCACTTGTTCATTCACTGTTTTATTTTGGGCAATTTTCCCAATTCTTGATAGttcagaagaagaaaaaagattGCCTTTATTAGCTTGGTACCCTTACGATACTAAAATATCGCCAAATTACGAACTCACATACCTACATCAAGTCGCGAGTTACATTTATATTTGTTACTCCCATTTAAACATCGACACATTTATTACAGCTTTGAACACTTATATTcaatgtcagtttgatattttgtgtgataatttgaaaaatatcaaaagtgacacaaaaaatgttgatACAAAATTAGCCAAATGTATTAAACACCATTTACTTATTTTGAT GTTCGCAAACACGTCAAATGAGTTTTTTTCCTGGAttatatttttccaatttactTCAAGTGCTGCTATTACTGGAATGACTTTGTTTCAGTTGACGGTAGTAAAGCCTTTCACAActgaattttataattttatggcGTACGTAACGGCAGAAgttgtgcaaatatttatgTACTGTTGGTTTGGCAACGAAGTCCAAGTCAAA AGCAGTAACATTCCTTACGCAGCCTTTGGAAGTGACTGGACCGAATTTAGTCCAAACAAGCAAAAAAGTTTACTATTTCTCATAACTAGGTCCCAAAAATCTGTAAAAATGTCCGCTTTCAATGTGTTTGACTTAACAACGGACTCATTCGTAAAA TGCATGGTCTTACTTTGCCCTTTTAAATCAAGTCAATAG